The Pectinophora gossypiella chromosome 15, ilPecGoss1.1, whole genome shotgun sequence genome has a window encoding:
- the LOC126373424 gene encoding inhibin beta chain produces the protein MAMKLKGIRVGNLVRSGRAGGTARSGARLGLRPVTPAARSPQPRAPPACRHRPPRLPQPSRPQYRMGHFTAGRDRNTLNGQRLIEFRLGAEAEQSEGLGVASAELMVRAETAHTRRVRYTLWAFTVAANGSVGALAGAARADAGRAWQRLDVTGAARRWAAGGAAAPLRLLLDCSGCGGRVRLRLGGGTAARPLLRLRLRPPPQRRRRALDCDAAARGRCCRQTYYVSFRTLGWDDWIVAPEGYYANYCRGACAASYHSQVVEAARLERAACCAPVRFSALSLIYFGADSNIIKRDLPEMVVEECACP, from the exons ATGGCAATGAAGCTTAAAGGGATTCGTGTAGGCAATTTGGTAAGAAGTGGCCGTGCAGGCGGCACCGCGCGGTCGGGAGCGCGGCTCGGGCTCCGCCCCGTGACCCCGGCCGCGCGCAGTCCGCAGCCACGGGCGCCCCCCGCCTGCCGCCACCGCCCTCCGCGCCTTCCACAGCCCTCCCGCCCGCAATACCGCATGGGTCATTTCACCGCAGGCAGGGACC GCAACACTCTTAATGGACAACGGCTGATCGAGTTCCGGCTCGGCGCGGAGGCCGAGCAGAGCGAGGGGCTCGGCGTGGCGTCCGCCGAGCTGATGGTGCGCGCCGAGACCGCGCACACGCGCCGCGTGCGCTACACGCTGTGGGCGTTCACGGTGGCCGCCAACGGCAGCGTGGGCGCgctggcgggcgcggcgcgggccgACGCGGGCCGCGCCTGGCAGCGGCTGGACGTgacgggcgcggcgcggcgctgggCCGCGGGCGGGGCCGCGGCGCCGCTGCGGCTGCTGCTGGACTGCAGCGGCTGCGGCGGCCGCGTGCGGCTGCGGCTGGGCGGCGGCACGGCGGCGCGGCCGCTGCTGCGCCTGCGCCTGCGCCCGCCGCCgcagcgccggcgccgcgcgctGGACTGCGACGCGGCGGCACGCGGCCGCTGCTGCCGCCAAACCTACTACGTGAGCTTCCGCACGCTCGGCTGGGACGACTGGATCGTGGCGCCGGAGGGCTACTACGCCAACTACTGCCGCGGCGCGTGCGCGGCCAGCTACCACTCGCAGGTGGTGGAGGCGGCGCGGCTGGAGCGGGCCGCGTGCTGCGCGCCGGTGCGCTTCTCGGCGCTGTCGCTCATCTACTTCGGCGCCGACTCGAACATCATCAAGCGCGACCTGCCCGAGATGGTGGTGGAGGAGTGCGCGTGCCCgtag